In Anopheles gambiae chromosome 2, idAnoGambNW_F1_1, whole genome shotgun sequence, a single window of DNA contains:
- the LOC1269835 gene encoding glucose transporter type 1 isoform X18, with protein MPEMAGLTIKGLTFFLTYAIFAAVLGMLQFGYNTGVINAPEVNIENFMKDVYKDRYGEDISEEFIQQLYSVAVSIFAIGGMLGGFSGGWMANRFGRKGGLLLNNVLGISGACLMGFTKMSHSYEMLFLGRFIIGVNCGLNTSLVPMYISEIAPLNLRGGLGTVNQLAVTVGLLLSQVLGIEQILGTNDGWPVLLGLAICPAILQLLLLPICPESPRYLLITKQWEEEARKALRRLRASNQVEEDIEEMRAEERAQQSESSISTIELICSPTLRAPLIIGIVMQLSQQFSGINAVFYYSTSLFMSSGLTEESAKFATIGIGAIMVVMTLVSIPLMDRTGRRTLHLYGLGGMFIFSIFITISFLIKEMIDWMSYLSVVSTLAFVVFFAVGPGSIPWMITAELFSQGPRPSAMAIAVLVNWMANFVVGIGFPSLKTALENYTFLPFSVFLAIFWIFTYKKVPETKNKTFEEILALFRHGNGSESDPQTEHNSISSDSVQLQQSAVSPVSGKRDPADGPHK; from the exons GGTTTGACGTTCTTCCTGACGTACGCCATCTTTGCGGCCGTGCTGGGCATGCTCCAGTTCGGCTACAATACCGGCGTCATCAATGCGCCGGAGGTGAACATCGAGAACTTCATGAAGGACGTGTACAAGGACCGGTACGGCGAGGACATCAGCGAGGAGTTCATCCAGCAGCTGTACTCGGTCGCGGTGtccatctttgcgatcggcggCATGCTCGGCGGCTTCAGCGGCGGCTGGATGGCGAACCGGTTCGGCAG AAAGGGTGGCCTGCTGCTGAATAACGTGCTGGGCATATCCGGTGCATGCCTAATGGGATTCACGAAGATGAGTCATTCCTATGAAATGCTATTCCTCGGAAGATTTATAATTGGTGTCAATTGTG GTTTAAACACATCGTTAGTACCAATGTATATATCTGAAATTGCTCCATTAAATTTAAGAGGTGGTTTAGGTACCGTTAACCAATTGGCTGTGACCGTAGGATTACTATTATCGCAAGTACTGGGGATAGAACAAATTTTAGGAACTAATGATGGCTGGCCCGTGCTGTTAGGGCTCGCCATCTGTCCAGCGATATTGcaattactactactaccgaTCTGCCCAGAATCACCTAGATATTTACTAATTACCAAGCAGTGGGAGGAAGAAGCACGGAAAG CTCTGCGCCGGCTCAGGGCTTCGAACCAGGTGGAGGAGGACATCGAGGAGATGCGGGCCGAAGAGCGGGCCCAGCAGTCCGAGAGCAGCATATCGACGATAGAGCTCATCTGCTCGCCGACGCTCCGGGCACCGCTGATAATCGGAATTGTGATGCAGCTTAGCCAGCAGTTTAGTGGAATTAATGCC GTATTCTATTACTCAACGTCACTGTTCATGAGTTCGGGTCTCACGGAAGAAAGTGCTAAATTCGCCACAATAGGAATCGGTGCAATAATG GTTGTGATGACACTCGTATCAATACCGCTAATGGATAGAACCGGTCGACGAACGCTGCATTTGTATGGATTAGGTGGAATGTTTATATTCTCAATATTCATAACAATATCGTTTTTAATAAAG GAAATGATCGACTGGATGTCCTACCTGTCGGTAGTGTCAACGCTGGCCTTCGTCGTGTTTTTCGCCGTCGGACCGGGCTCGATACCGTGGATGATTACTGCCGAGCTGTTCTCCCAAGGGCCGCGACCGAGCGCGATGGCGATCGCGGTGCTCGTGAACTGGATGGCGAACTTCGTTGTTGGAATTGGTTTCCCAAGTTTAAAG ACTGCCTTGGAAAATTATACATTCCTACCGTTTAGTGTATTTTTAGCAATATTTTGGATATTTACATATAAAAAGGTTCCTGagaccaaaaacaaaacgttcgAAGAAATTTTAGCTCTGTTTAGGCACGGAAACGGAAG